One genomic segment of Heliomicrobium undosum includes these proteins:
- a CDS encoding DUF5665 domain-containing protein gives MEREEPQVDRRLVESLNERIAMLAVDMEKIRVAEYVDLFNDPKRLLYLNFLAGLARGLGMTVGFTVLGAVAVLILRELVVLNLPLIGGFIAEVVRMVQTQLGM, from the coding sequence ATGGAAAGAGAAGAACCGCAGGTCGACAGGCGGCTCGTCGAATCGCTCAACGAGCGGATCGCCATGCTGGCCGTCGACATGGAAAAGATCCGCGTGGCTGAGTACGTCGACCTCTTTAACGACCCGAAACGTCTCTTATACCTGAACTTTCTGGCTGGACTGGCGCGCGGCCTGGGCATGACTGTCGGCTTTACGGTCCTCGGCGCGGTGGCCGTGCTGATCCTGCGCGAATTGGTGGTGCTTAACCTGCCGCTCATCGGCGGGTTCATCGCCGAGGTGGTCCGCATGGTCCAGACCCAATTGGGCATGTAA
- a CDS encoding TraR/DksA C4-type zinc finger protein gives MPDSHEAAWWRLNAMETDIRDQLTHMTQDALGESMGESIQELSLYDNHPADVGSEVYERGKDLGTRDRYSRELDEIANAKRRISEGIYGICEKCHQRIPDERMEAVPTATLCIECQSHEEELHPDRHPRPIEEDVAPYPWGGNSDNLFSIGEHGTDRDENDPTMFDGEDTWQILAQYGSSDTPSDIEFTPEYPKIAPNHFERVGGTEAIEMIPVEKGKDGVFYQDMDGVDDEEGPHRL, from the coding sequence ATGCCGGACAGCCATGAGGCCGCCTGGTGGCGGCTCAATGCGATGGAGACGGACATCCGGGACCAACTGACCCACATGACCCAGGACGCCCTGGGGGAATCGATGGGCGAATCGATCCAGGAATTGAGCCTCTATGACAACCACCCCGCCGATGTGGGCAGCGAGGTCTACGAGCGGGGCAAGGACCTAGGGACGCGGGACCGCTACAGCCGGGAACTGGACGAGATCGCCAACGCCAAGCGGCGCATCAGCGAGGGCATCTACGGGATCTGCGAAAAATGCCATCAAAGAATCCCTGATGAGCGGATGGAGGCCGTGCCGACGGCGACGCTCTGCATCGAATGCCAGAGCCATGAAGAGGAGTTGCACCCGGATCGCCATCCCCGTCCCATTGAAGAGGACGTGGCCCCCTACCCTTGGGGAGGGAACTCGGACAACCTCTTTTCCATTGGTGAGCATGGGACGGACCGCGACGAAAACGACCCGACTATGTTCGATGGCGAGGACACCTGGCAGATCCTGGCCCAGTATGGCAGTTCCGACACGCCGAGCGATATTGAGTTCACGCCCGAGTACCCCAAGATCGCGCCCAACCACTTCGAGCGGGTCGGAGGGACCGAAGCCATCGAGATGATCCCTGTCGAAAAGGGGAAAGATGGTGTCTTTTATCAGGACATGGATGGCGTCGATGACGAAGAGGGACCCCATCGCCTGTAG
- a CDS encoding alpha/beta-type small acid-soluble spore protein, producing MPNRNKAVFPGAQGALDRFKYEVAAEIGLANKVQSAGWENMTTREVGSIGGFMTKKMVQLAEQQLAQSNGVSATLARSAGSDAQQGALQDSGR from the coding sequence ATGCCGAACCGGAACAAAGCCGTATTCCCTGGGGCGCAAGGCGCGCTGGACCGCTTCAAGTATGAAGTGGCCGCCGAAATCGGCCTGGCCAACAAGGTTCAAAGCGCCGGCTGGGAAAACATGACCACTCGTGAGGTTGGTTCCATCGGTGGTTTCATGACCAAGAAGATGGTCCAACTGGCCGAGCAACAACTGGCCCAGAGCAACGGCGTTTCCGCTACCCTGGCCCGTTCTGCCGGATCCGACGCCCAACAAGGCGCGCTTCAAGATTCCGGCCGATAG
- the lspA gene encoding signal peptidase II — MSHGASRRIGNSVFWMILLSTIAVDQLTKVIVQAKMAEHESIPLIPNIFHLTYVLNPGAAFGMLANKTVFFIAVTLVVVGGILYFYRRVPEDQIWMRLGLALQAGGAVGNLIDRIRTGLVIDFFDFRVWPVFNVADTAISIGVGLIMLSLLLAPDEEKKPVPSSESTGSGE, encoded by the coding sequence ATGAGCCACGGGGCGTCTAGACGGATCGGGAACAGTGTTTTCTGGATGATCCTGCTATCGACGATCGCCGTCGACCAATTGACCAAAGTCATCGTGCAGGCAAAGATGGCGGAGCATGAATCGATTCCGCTCATCCCCAACATATTTCACCTGACCTACGTCCTCAATCCCGGCGCCGCCTTCGGCATGCTGGCCAACAAGACCGTCTTTTTTATCGCCGTCACACTGGTCGTCGTCGGCGGCATTTTGTATTTTTATCGCCGCGTGCCGGAGGATCAGATCTGGATGCGCCTGGGTCTGGCCCTGCAAGCCGGCGGCGCTGTGGGCAACCTGATCGACCGGATCCGCACGGGCCTGGTCATCGATTTTTTTGACTTTCGCGTCTGGCCTGTCTTCAATGTGGCCGATACGGCCATCTCTATCGGCGTGGGGCTGATCATGCTCAGCCTGTTGCTTGCGCCGGATGAGGAGAAAAAGCCTGTGCCGTCCAGCGAGTCGACAGGCTCCGGCGAATAA
- a CDS encoding RluA family pseudouridine synthase, with product MDLEVDLEGGEPGNPQRPELVRLSVTPAEADSRVDVWLVQKGLVPSRSHGQNWIKEGLVTLDGGPLKANYRLRPGDVIEVAPPAPEAVEILPEDIPLEIVFQDADIAVINKPAGLVVHPSEGHWQGTLVNALLYHIKDLSGINGELRPGIVHRIDKDTSGLLVVAKNDRAHIHLTEQVKDHRVRREYLAIVHGVIGAETGRVEAPIGRDPKDRQRMAVIAGGKSAVTHFRVLARYPEQGFSLLHCRLETGRTHQIRVHLAHIGHPVAGDPKYGPRKVAFGLTGQALHAWKLEFVHPRSGEPAQFQADPPASFVQVLEALQTNQTNQRDQVNQSDQTNLATQATHKDSPLTKFDLSRYTNQEQEPPFNSVP from the coding sequence TTGGACCTTGAGGTTGATTTGGAGGGGGGCGAACCCGGCAACCCCCAACGGCCCGAACTGGTCCGTCTGTCCGTCACGCCGGCAGAGGCCGACAGTCGCGTTGATGTCTGGCTGGTGCAGAAGGGGCTTGTGCCCTCGCGCTCCCACGGCCAGAACTGGATCAAAGAGGGCCTCGTCACCCTGGACGGGGGGCCATTGAAAGCCAACTACCGCCTGCGTCCCGGCGATGTGATCGAGGTGGCGCCGCCTGCGCCGGAAGCAGTGGAGATCCTCCCGGAGGACATCCCGCTGGAGATTGTCTTCCAGGACGCCGACATCGCCGTGATCAACAAACCGGCCGGCCTCGTCGTCCACCCGTCTGAGGGTCACTGGCAGGGCACACTCGTCAATGCGCTGCTCTACCACATCAAAGACCTGTCAGGGATCAACGGCGAACTGCGGCCCGGTATCGTCCATCGTATCGACAAGGATACCTCCGGCCTGCTGGTGGTCGCGAAAAACGATCGCGCCCACATCCACCTGACAGAGCAGGTGAAGGACCACCGGGTGCGCCGCGAGTACCTTGCCATCGTTCACGGTGTCATCGGCGCGGAAACGGGCCGGGTCGAGGCGCCCATCGGCCGCGATCCGAAAGACCGCCAGCGCATGGCCGTCATCGCCGGCGGAAAAAGCGCCGTCACCCATTTTCGCGTTCTGGCCCGCTACCCCGAACAGGGCTTTAGCCTGCTCCACTGCCGTTTAGAGACGGGACGGACCCACCAGATCCGCGTCCACCTCGCCCATATCGGTCACCCCGTCGCCGGCGACCCCAAGTACGGCCCTCGCAAGGTGGCTTTTGGTCTCACCGGGCAGGCGCTCCACGCTTGGAAGCTCGAATTCGTCCATCCTCGCAGCGGAGAACCCGCGCAATTTCAGGCAGACCCGCCGGCATCTTTCGTACAGGTGCTCGAAGCGCTTCAGACAAACCAAACAAATCAAAGGGACCAAGTAAATCAATCGGACCAAACGAATCTAGCGACTCAGGCGACCCACAAGGACTCACCGTTGACAAAATTCGACCTTTCAAGGTATACTAATCAGGAACAGGAACCCCCCTTTAATTCGGTCCCGTGA
- the pyrR gene encoding bifunctional pyr operon transcriptional regulator/uracil phosphoribosyltransferase PyrR, with product MKLLNKALLMDDDAIRRAITRIAHEILEKNEGIENLALVGIRRRGVPLAKRLQEKIQEIEGTTVPLGALDITLYRDDLTTLDVQPVIHKTEVPFSLNGKKVVLVDDVLYTGRTVRAALDALIDIGRPQVIQLAVLIDRGHRELPIRADYVGKNVPTSKREVISVRVMEVDGEDGVSIQDMVD from the coding sequence ATGAAGCTCCTCAACAAAGCCCTGCTGATGGATGACGACGCTATCCGTCGCGCCATCACCCGCATCGCCCATGAGATCCTGGAAAAGAACGAGGGCATCGAAAACCTGGCCCTTGTCGGCATCCGGCGGCGCGGCGTCCCGCTGGCCAAACGGCTGCAGGAGAAAATCCAGGAGATTGAGGGGACAACAGTGCCCCTTGGCGCGCTGGACATCACCCTCTACCGGGACGACCTGACGACCCTCGATGTGCAACCCGTCATTCATAAGACTGAGGTTCCTTTCTCTCTCAACGGCAAAAAGGTCGTCCTCGTCGACGACGTGCTCTATACGGGCCGCACCGTGCGGGCCGCCCTGGACGCTCTGATCGACATCGGCCGTCCCCAGGTGATCCAACTGGCCGTCCTGATCGACCGGGGCCACCGGGAACTGCCCATCCGGGCCGACTATGTGGGCAAGAACGTGCCCACCTCCAAAAGAGAAGTGATCTCTGTCCGCGTCATGGAAGTGGATGGAGAGGACGGCGTTTCCATCCAAGACATGGTCGATTGA
- a CDS encoding aspartate carbamoyltransferase catalytic subunit, with protein sequence MAWQHKDLLGLRGLSKQEIELILDTAAPMKDIIGRDIKKVPTLRGKSVVCLFYEASTRTRTSFELSGKFMSADTVNIAASSSSVVKGESLIDTGKTLDAMGTDIIVIRHAASGAPHLLAKHVKARVINAGDGAHEHPTQGLLDMYTIKERKGRLEGLTVTILGDVLHSRVARSNIWGLRTMGAEVRVCGPSTLLPPELAATGVQAFTCIEEALEGADVVNVLRLQLERQKKGLFPTIREYARQFGLNQERLKRCKSDVLVLHPGPMNRGVEIADDVADADFAAIEEQVTNGVAVRMAILYLMMGGSGSGAVH encoded by the coding sequence ATGGCATGGCAGCACAAAGACCTGCTGGGCTTGCGCGGCTTATCGAAGCAGGAGATCGAGCTGATTCTGGACACGGCGGCGCCGATGAAAGACATCATCGGTCGCGACATCAAGAAGGTCCCCACACTGCGCGGAAAATCCGTTGTCTGCCTCTTTTACGAGGCATCCACACGGACCCGCACCTCCTTTGAACTGTCCGGCAAGTTCATGAGCGCCGACACGGTGAACATCGCCGCCTCCAGCTCTTCTGTCGTCAAAGGGGAGTCGCTCATCGATACGGGCAAAACCCTCGACGCCATGGGCACTGACATCATCGTCATCCGCCACGCCGCCTCGGGGGCGCCCCATCTGCTGGCCAAGCATGTGAAGGCCCGCGTCATCAACGCCGGCGACGGCGCCCATGAGCACCCCACCCAAGGGTTGCTCGACATGTACACCATCAAGGAACGCAAAGGCCGCCTGGAAGGCCTGACGGTGACCATCCTGGGCGATGTGCTCCACTCGCGGGTGGCCCGCTCGAACATCTGGGGACTGCGGACGATGGGCGCCGAGGTGCGCGTCTGTGGACCCTCGACCCTGCTGCCGCCGGAACTGGCGGCCACCGGGGTACAGGCCTTCACGTGCATCGAGGAGGCTCTCGAAGGCGCTGATGTGGTCAACGTGCTGCGCCTGCAACTGGAGCGGCAGAAGAAGGGGCTCTTCCCGACGATCCGCGAGTATGCCCGCCAATTCGGCCTCAACCAGGAGCGGCTCAAGCGCTGCAAATCAGATGTGCTCGTGCTCCATCCGGGACCGATGAACCGGGGCGTCGAAATCGCCGACGATGTGGCTGACGCCGATTTCGCGGCCATTGAGGAGCAGGTGACCAACGGGGTGGCTGTGCGCATGGCCATACTGTACCTGATGATGGGAGGAAGCGGCAGTGGCGCTGTACATTAA